The Nitrosospira lacus genome window below encodes:
- a CDS encoding TonB-dependent receptor family protein: MKTPLPDGCRVASLVTLAFASGFSSAQPPSQQTSYPVASSSNAQPTLNPVVVTGTRVDQSSFLLPMSIDVVESPVIRDGRPLVNLSEALSRVPGLVIQNRQNYAQDLQISSRGFGARSTFGIRGIRMIVDDIPATMPDGQGQAATINLGSVKRIEVLRGPFSAIYGNAPGGVIQAYTEEGPPGTELSAMLLGGSYGTTRAELKLGGTLGATGATGTGPFNYVVDISRFETHGYRDHSAAARYQASAKLTYRFTHDATLTLVTNELHQGGTQDPLGLTRAQMSVDPRQADKSATTFNTRKSIDNTQGGLVYEHKLSPSNTIKLIGYAGTREILQFLAIPRGAQIPITSSGGVVDLERQFGGLGLRWTHRTSGPRPLTLTMGIDYDSSKERRKGFENFAGTVLGVRGDLRRNENNTVTSFGQYAQAEWQFVPSWILSAGVRHTEVKFKSEDFFSGTGNPDDSGGMTFHNVNPVLGLLYKATSSLNLYVSTGSGFETPTFAELAYRPDGGSGLNFALRPSRSLNMEAGLKWLPTGNTRVNLALFQAFVSGEILPATNSGGRATFQNAADTTRRGVELSLDSRFGRDLSAFLSYTYLDAVFQDAYTYRPTAAPSRVTVAAGNFLPGVPRNTAYAELTWRRGQPGFSAAVEAIYRDRIFVNDINTEAAKQYAMANLRLAYSHQFGGWKFTEFVRVDNIADTKYSGSVIVNEGNGRFYEPAPGRNYMVGVSASYTF; this comes from the coding sequence TTGAAAACCCCCCTACCTGATGGTTGCCGGGTAGCAAGCCTGGTTACCCTGGCATTTGCATCCGGCTTCTCTTCGGCTCAGCCTCCCTCCCAGCAAACTTCCTACCCGGTGGCTTCGTCTTCGAACGCCCAGCCCACGCTCAACCCCGTTGTCGTCACGGGCACCCGCGTCGATCAGTCGAGCTTCTTGCTGCCCATGTCCATCGACGTTGTTGAGTCACCTGTTATTCGGGACGGGCGGCCTCTTGTCAACCTTTCGGAAGCGCTGTCCCGCGTTCCCGGCCTGGTTATCCAGAACAGGCAGAACTACGCCCAGGATCTGCAAATATCCAGCCGTGGCTTCGGTGCACGCTCGACTTTCGGGATTCGCGGCATACGGATGATTGTGGATGACATTCCCGCCACTATGCCGGACGGCCAGGGCCAGGCGGCTACTATCAATCTGGGGTCGGTCAAACGCATCGAAGTACTGCGGGGTCCTTTTTCCGCCATCTATGGCAATGCCCCGGGCGGCGTGATACAGGCGTACACCGAGGAGGGTCCGCCGGGCACGGAGTTATCCGCCATGCTGCTGGGAGGCAGCTACGGCACGACCCGCGCGGAGCTCAAGCTTGGCGGTACACTCGGTGCAACGGGGGCTACCGGAACAGGTCCTTTCAATTACGTGGTGGACATTTCACGCTTCGAGACGCACGGCTATCGCGATCACAGCGCCGCCGCCCGCTATCAGGCGAGCGCAAAACTGACCTACCGGTTCACCCATGACGCCACCCTTACGCTGGTGACCAATGAACTGCATCAGGGCGGCACGCAGGACCCGCTCGGGTTGACGCGCGCGCAGATGAGTGTGGATCCACGTCAGGCGGACAAAAGCGCCACGACTTTCAATACCCGTAAAAGTATCGACAATACGCAGGGTGGCCTGGTTTATGAACATAAACTTTCTCCCTCGAACACGATCAAGCTGATCGGCTATGCGGGTACGCGGGAGATCCTGCAATTTCTCGCCATACCGCGCGGTGCGCAGATTCCGATTACCAGTTCCGGGGGCGTGGTCGATCTGGAGCGTCAGTTCGGTGGACTGGGTTTGCGATGGACGCACCGCACCAGCGGTCCACGGCCGTTAACGCTGACAATGGGGATCGACTACGACAGCTCGAAGGAGCGGCGCAAGGGTTTCGAAAACTTCGCCGGTACAGTGTTAGGAGTACGCGGCGATCTGCGCCGCAATGAGAACAATACGGTCACCAGCTTTGGCCAGTATGCGCAGGCCGAGTGGCAATTCGTGCCGTCCTGGATACTCTCTGCCGGGGTGCGCCATACTGAGGTGAAATTCAAATCCGAGGATTTTTTCAGCGGTACCGGCAACCCCGATGACAGCGGCGGCATGACTTTCCACAATGTGAACCCGGTACTGGGACTATTGTACAAGGCCACATCCAGCCTCAATCTGTATGTCAGCACCGGTAGCGGTTTTGAAACGCCCACGTTCGCCGAGCTTGCTTATCGGCCGGATGGCGGCAGTGGCCTGAATTTCGCGCTGCGGCCAAGCCGGAGCCTCAACATGGAGGCGGGACTCAAGTGGCTGCCAACCGGCAATACGCGCGTCAATCTCGCGCTTTTCCAGGCTTTCGTCAGCGGCGAAATCCTGCCTGCCACCAATTCCGGCGGCCGAGCCACCTTCCAGAATGCGGCCGACACCACACGGCGCGGCGTGGAACTCTCCCTCGATTCCCGTTTCGGACGGGACCTGTCCGCATTTCTATCCTATACTTATCTCGATGCTGTTTTTCAAGATGCTTATACCTATCGCCCAACAGCGGCACCGAGCAGGGTGACCGTGGCCGCCGGCAATTTTCTGCCCGGCGTGCCACGCAATACGGCTTATGCGGAGTTAACCTGGCGGCGCGGCCAACCAGGTTTTTCAGCGGCGGTGGAGGCGATCTACCGGGATAGAATCTTTGTCAACGATATCAATACCGAAGCGGCGAAGCAGTATGCAATGGCAAACCTTCGTCTCGCCTATTCGCATCAGTTTGGCGGTTGGAAATTCACCGAATTTGTTCGGGTGGATAATATCGCCGATACAAAATACAGTGGATCGGTAATCGTGAATGAAGGCAACGGCCGCTTTTATGAGCCTGCACCGGGCCGTAATTACATGGTGGGAGTGAGCGCGAGTTACACCTTCTAG
- a CDS encoding DUF2007 domain-containing protein translates to MKKLCSAANLMEAQIMLDLLGHAYIAARLFNEHAQGGMGDIPFTHAYPEVWVINDSDFARGQAIVSTFEKAPRETRVVFCRACGEENPRNFQLCWQCGAGLEALS, encoded by the coding sequence ATGAAGAAACTCTGCTCCGCCGCCAATCTGATGGAAGCCCAAATCATGCTGGATCTTCTCGGGCATGCCTACATAGCCGCCAGATTATTCAATGAACACGCGCAGGGCGGGATGGGAGATATCCCGTTCACCCATGCCTACCCCGAAGTGTGGGTTATCAACGACAGTGATTTTGCACGGGGACAGGCAATCGTAAGCACTTTTGAAAAAGCTCCTCGCGAAACCCGTGTCGTGTTCTGCCGCGCGTGCGGTGAAGAAAACCCGCGCAATTTTCAATTATGCTGGCAATGCGGCGCGGGGCTTGAGGCCCTATCCTAG